The sequence TGACCCAACGGGCAATTGGCTCGCGATCAATCCTGCTTGGCAACGCACACTCGGCTGGAATGATAGCGATATTCTTGGGCGCACCAGCGAATGGCTTGAACACCCCGACGACCATGAACGCACACGCCAAGAGGTTGCCAAGCTAGCCAATGGCATTCCCACTAGCTATTTTGAAAATCGTTTTCGCAGTCGTGACGGCGAATATCATTGGCTTTCGTGGACGGCAGTGCTAGATAATGGCTATCTCTATTGCGTTGCCCGTGATATTAGCAACGAAAAACAGCGCCAAGCTGAAATCGAACGTATGCAAACCCAATTGCGGCAATCGCAAAAAATGGAGGCAATCGGTCAACTCACAGGCGGCATCGCCCACGATTTTAACAACATTTTAACTAGCATTTTGGGTGGACTGGATTTGCTGCAACGCCGCATCAACGTAGGCCGTTTCGATACAATTGAGCGCTACATCAACAGTGCAATTAAATCGGCCAAACGTGCCGCTGCATTAACCCAACGTCTATTAGCATTCTCGCGCCAGCAAGCGCTGGATGTGCAACCAATCAACATCAATAGCCTGATCCAATCGCTCGACGATTTGCTCCAACGCAGCCTTGGCGAGCAAATTCAGGTGGCAACCAACCTCAGTGATGACGTTTGGCGGGTGCGCACCGATGCCAATCAGCTTGAAAACGCCTTGCTCAACTTGGCGATCAACGCCCGTGATGCCATGCCCTACGGCGGAATTCTGACCATTAGCACCAGCAATATCAACGCGCAACAAGCCCAGCAACTGCAACTTGATCCGCATGAATATGTATTAATCGAAGTCATCGATAGCGGCACTGGTATGAGTAGTGAGGTAATCGAACGCGCTTTCGATCCATTTTTTACCACCAAACCCTTGGGGCAAGGCACAGGGTTGGGTTTATCGATGATTTATGGCTTTATCAAACAAATTGGCGGGCATATTCAAATTGAGAGCCAACTCGAACAAGGCACCAGCGTCAAGCTCTATTTGCCGCGTGACCAAAGTGGGCTTGAGCATGGCTTTGCCGCCGAATCGGCCCAAGCTCGCAGCATCGAGGGAGCTACCATTTTAGTGGTTGAAGATGATGAGGCGGTGCGTATGGTGTTGATCGATGTGCTTGGCGAGTTGGGTTACCACACGCTTGAGGCCGAGGATGCCAGCAGTGCCTTAGCCTTCTTCGAGCAGGCTGCGCCGATTGATTTGGTAATTAGCGATATTGGTTTGCCTAAGACTGATGGCTACGATCTAGCGCTGCATATCCGCCAGCGCTATCCAACCTTGCCAATTTTGCTGGTCAGTGGCTACACCGATCGGGCGGCAGTGCGTAGCGGCGAGCTAGAAGCCTATATGGAATTGCTCAGCAAACCATTTGAAATTACCGACTTGGCCAATAAAATTCACGATTTGCTCCAACAAAGCCACAAGTAAGCTTGCCGCCTAGAAGCAACCTCACTTGTGGCCTTGAATCCAACATAAGCGAGCCTGCCGCCTAGAAACAGGCTCGCTTGGCGATTTGGTTATGGCGCAACGCTACAAGCAACGCCATTCAAAACAAAGTTGGTTGGCACAGCATTTGTGCCATTATGACTAGCAATAAAGCCAAAGCTCTGCGTGCCATTAGTCGGAATATTGGCATTCCAATCGGCGCTATGCTTGGCAGTCACAGCTGAACCAGTTTGGGTCAGCACAGTATTCCAACTGCTCGTCACCGTTTGACCATTGGCAAAATTCCAGGTCAACGTCCAACCACCACTAATCGGCGCTCCCAAATTGGTAATCGTCACACCGCCCGTAAACGCGGTATTCCACTGATTAACCACATAGTTAATCCGGCAGCCACCAGGCGCTGGAGTTGACGTTGGGGTGTAGGGCAAACTGGTTGGCGTAATTGGGGTTGCCGTTGGTACACGGGTTGAGGTTGGCGTTGGCGTGTAGGGAATCGCAGTTGAAGTCAGCGGAGTCGCCGTTGGCACGCGAGTCGAGGTCGCAGTCG is a genomic window of Chloroflexota bacterium containing:
- a CDS encoding PAS domain S-box protein, whose protein sequence is MPNSLRPAEPRIDQATITKLLNEFDWSSTPLGVMDTWPIAMRSIVDMMLAVPVAIATLWGRQGIMIYNAGYAVIAGSRHPTVFGQPVTAAWPEAADFNQSILDQVFAGKSLTYQKRNFMLQRNGRNEQVWFDLSYSPIFDQNGEILGVMALVVEITAQVLAEQQRHRAEERFQLALDAGLLIGTWDWDIVADRCIVDPRFAEYFALDPTLASQGVSVETMLEAIHPDDQATIAQLIQSAIHSGQSYRAEYRVLHRDGDYRWVEANGFCIFEHNQPQRFPGVLIDITERKRREDALEHSEARLRAIFDTLPVGLVFAETPTGRITDGNAHVEQILRHPVLPSPATEAYGEWIAYDEHNQLVPIEEYPLAIAVKTGQVSERDFHYQRGDGTRAWIKVIGGPVRDLDNTITGGLITIIDIDREKRTEKQLQALNNDLEGLVAQRTRERDRIWLVSQDLLGIADPTGNWLAINPAWQRTLGWNDSDILGRTSEWLEHPDDHERTRQEVAKLANGIPTSYFENRFRSRDGEYHWLSWTAVLDNGYLYCVARDISNEKQRQAEIERMQTQLRQSQKMEAIGQLTGGIAHDFNNILTSILGGLDLLQRRINVGRFDTIERYINSAIKSAKRAAALTQRLLAFSRQQALDVQPININSLIQSLDDLLQRSLGEQIQVATNLSDDVWRVRTDANQLENALLNLAINARDAMPYGGILTISTSNINAQQAQQLQLDPHEYVLIEVIDSGTGMSSEVIERAFDPFFTTKPLGQGTGLGLSMIYGFIKQIGGHIQIESQLEQGTSVKLYLPRDQSGLEHGFAAESAQARSIEGATILVVEDDEAVRMVLIDVLGELGYHTLEAEDASSALAFFEQAAPIDLVISDIGLPKTDGYDLALHIRQRYPTLPILLVSGYTDRAAVRSGELEAYMELLSKPFEITDLANKIHDLLQQSHK